Proteins co-encoded in one Symmachiella macrocystis genomic window:
- a CDS encoding outer membrane protein assembly factor BamB family protein — protein MPLILRQLFLFASTLGLCWQTAVAGDWPQILGPTRNGIAQDEKLADSWPADGPQVVWKQKIGSGLAGPVVADGRVVLFQRIGDNDVVQAYDAQTGKPGWKNQFPTTFRPSINPDDGPRSIPLIHKDRVYLFGAAGDLRCVSFADGQEIWVRHTHKEFGAREGYFGAGSSPIVVDDKLLLNVGGFRGPAVVAFSLDNGKTLWKAVKDTASYSSPVAATIHGKEQVIFITRMNLVSLDPGDGSVQFQIPFGRRGPTVNGANPLVIGNRLFATSHYGVGGLMVEVGAGDPKTIWENDEALSSHYPTPIYYEGYLYGIHGQERASPLHLRCVNAKTGRVLWSEDNFGIGTFIMADGKLLITKLDGEIVLVQPSPKKYTELSRAQIGQSTTRALPALADGKLYLRDEQFLYCVDVGR, from the coding sequence ATGCCGCTGATCTTGCGCCAACTGTTTCTGTTCGCTTCCACTCTGGGTTTGTGCTGGCAAACCGCCGTCGCCGGAGATTGGCCGCAGATTCTCGGCCCCACGCGAAATGGCATCGCCCAGGATGAAAAACTGGCTGACAGCTGGCCCGCTGATGGTCCGCAGGTCGTGTGGAAACAAAAAATCGGCAGCGGCTTGGCTGGACCGGTGGTCGCTGACGGGCGCGTTGTATTGTTTCAGCGGATTGGTGACAACGATGTCGTCCAGGCCTACGATGCCCAAACCGGCAAGCCGGGATGGAAGAATCAGTTCCCCACCACGTTTCGCCCCTCGATCAATCCCGACGATGGTCCGCGGAGTATTCCGCTGATCCACAAAGACCGCGTGTATCTGTTCGGTGCTGCCGGCGATTTGCGGTGTGTGTCGTTTGCCGATGGCCAAGAGATCTGGGTGCGGCACACGCATAAGGAATTCGGCGCGCGGGAAGGTTACTTCGGAGCGGGCAGTTCACCGATTGTTGTGGACGATAAATTGCTGTTGAACGTAGGCGGATTTCGCGGACCGGCGGTCGTGGCGTTTTCGTTGGACAACGGTAAAACGCTCTGGAAAGCCGTCAAAGATACGGCCAGCTATTCGTCCCCCGTGGCAGCGACGATTCACGGCAAAGAGCAGGTGATTTTCATCACCCGCATGAACCTGGTTTCGCTCGATCCGGGCGATGGGTCGGTGCAATTCCAAATCCCCTTCGGTCGCCGCGGCCCGACAGTGAACGGGGCCAATCCGTTGGTGATCGGCAATCGTCTGTTTGCGACGTCGCACTACGGCGTGGGCGGCTTGATGGTGGAAGTGGGCGCCGGCGACCCCAAAACGATCTGGGAAAACGATGAGGCCCTCTCCAGCCATTACCCAACGCCGATTTACTACGAAGGATACCTGTACGGCATCCACGGCCAAGAACGGGCCAGCCCGCTGCATCTGCGGTGCGTCAACGCCAAGACCGGTCGCGTATTGTGGTCGGAAGACAATTTCGGCATCGGCACATTCATCATGGCGGACGGAAAACTGCTGATCACCAAACTGGACGGCGAAATCGTACTGGTTCAGCCCTCGCCCAAGAAATACACCGAACTATCCCGCGCACAAATCGGCCAATCAACAACCCGCGCACTGCCGGCGCTGGCGGATGGGAAGTTGTATTTGCGGGATGAACAGTTTTTGTATTGCGTGGATGTGGGGCGGTGA
- a CDS encoding transglutaminase family protein: protein MSAQRLFGFLSIAVQVTVLGYFSGTYVFPVCIALIAFSGLFVKQRISINRRLGFWITVGLFHLFVAKNFIAPHDFTPAQSFIRTPLAYAIGQFFIVVQTAQFYIRREDDRLPLSMPAWGIATLVFLGDVQPDYRQMPYFQAAVLVFLALATLFVSSSRHFRAQQLDTRRWSRLVSMFLTLGLALGAGWGASAALRQHEREFDDLISRYLIPDDPPTTAGFSGNSHLGSIAATKSNNEARIALRVYAEESPGYFRGAAFDHYRNPSWVANRGDSDVPRAASLPSGISTPPGEYESFLISKAGSGKWMQFEVWPAASQTPAVFSPLGTALLQAPISQLSRNADDVFHAPDLLQGIPFHVATQQQKPLIELSPSDRERLTRIPDRLDPQVGRLAEQIGGESHSAAEKIAAVKSHFLTNYKYHVGITIPTGAEPLSYFLLEKPDAHCEYFASGTAILLRYLGVPCRYVTGFVVSEKNVVGGFWVARNRHAHAWVEAYDDQQGWVIVEATPPDGTPETNPAPLPKQFLDYLREGFLSLRIQLQQGYIRIALRALFQSRAFLVTLLSLFVYVLYRSYRRRTPTSRRRKIPDPRVDELQRLLKKMDARMRKHKLQRSAGETLHQFADRVARNATDQNLEAAALWYRCYADARYGGDSTPESLKHLENGLKPATS, encoded by the coding sequence GTGAGCGCCCAACGCCTCTTTGGATTTCTGAGCATCGCGGTCCAAGTGACCGTACTGGGCTATTTTTCTGGGACGTACGTGTTCCCTGTCTGCATTGCATTGATTGCGTTTTCCGGACTGTTCGTGAAGCAGCGGATCTCCATCAACCGCCGACTGGGGTTTTGGATCACAGTGGGCCTGTTCCATTTATTTGTCGCCAAGAATTTCATCGCGCCGCACGACTTCACTCCCGCGCAATCGTTCATTCGGACTCCGCTGGCATATGCGATCGGACAGTTTTTTATCGTGGTGCAAACTGCGCAATTCTATATTCGCCGTGAAGATGATCGACTGCCATTGAGCATGCCCGCCTGGGGAATCGCTACGCTGGTATTTCTCGGGGATGTCCAGCCCGACTACAGGCAGATGCCCTATTTCCAAGCTGCGGTTCTTGTATTTCTAGCGTTAGCCACGTTGTTTGTTTCCTCAAGTCGTCACTTTCGCGCCCAGCAACTCGACACACGTCGGTGGAGTCGACTGGTATCGATGTTTTTGACATTGGGACTGGCGCTTGGTGCGGGATGGGGAGCGTCGGCGGCATTGCGGCAGCACGAACGTGAATTCGATGATCTGATATCGCGATACCTAATTCCGGATGATCCCCCGACAACGGCTGGCTTTTCAGGGAATTCTCATCTGGGAAGCATCGCAGCGACGAAGTCGAATAATGAAGCACGAATTGCACTCAGGGTCTATGCGGAGGAGTCTCCCGGTTATTTCCGCGGCGCGGCTTTTGATCATTATCGCAACCCTTCATGGGTAGCAAACCGCGGAGACAGCGACGTGCCGCGCGCTGCGTCGCTGCCTTCGGGCATTTCAACGCCGCCCGGAGAATATGAGTCGTTTTTGATTTCCAAAGCGGGATCGGGGAAATGGATGCAATTCGAGGTCTGGCCCGCAGCGTCTCAGACGCCGGCCGTCTTTTCGCCGTTGGGCACGGCTCTCTTGCAGGCCCCCATTTCTCAACTCTCCCGAAATGCCGACGATGTGTTCCATGCGCCGGATTTGCTACAGGGCATTCCCTTTCATGTGGCGACTCAACAGCAAAAACCTCTGATCGAGCTTTCACCGTCCGATCGAGAACGCCTCACACGCATTCCTGATCGATTAGATCCGCAGGTCGGCAGGTTAGCTGAGCAAATCGGCGGAGAATCTCATTCCGCAGCAGAGAAAATCGCCGCCGTCAAATCCCATTTTTTGACCAACTACAAATACCACGTGGGGATCACCATACCGACTGGCGCTGAACCGCTCAGCTATTTCTTATTGGAAAAGCCGGACGCCCATTGTGAATACTTTGCTTCAGGCACCGCCATTTTGTTGCGATACCTGGGAGTTCCCTGCCGGTATGTGACCGGATTCGTGGTTTCTGAAAAAAATGTCGTGGGCGGGTTTTGGGTCGCCCGCAACCGGCACGCACATGCCTGGGTCGAAGCCTACGACGATCAACAGGGATGGGTGATCGTCGAAGCCACGCCCCCAGACGGCACTCCCGAAACCAACCCGGCACCGCTGCCCAAACAATTTCTTGATTATCTCCGCGAAGGTTTTCTGTCGCTGCGAATTCAGCTTCAACAAGGTTATATCCGCATCGCCCTCCGTGCATTATTTCAATCGCGGGCGTTTCTGGTGACCTTGCTCAGTCTGTTCGTCTATGTCTTATATCGCAGCTATCGCCGACGAACCCCGACCAGTCGCCGTCGGAAAATCCCCGACCCGCGCGTTGACGAACTCCAACGGTTGCTCAAAAAAATGGATGCTCGCATGCGCAAACACAAACTGCAGCGCAGCGCCGGTGAAACGTTGCACCAATTCGCCGACCGCGTCGCACGCAACGCCACTGACCAGAACCTAGAAGCCGCTGCCCTGTGGTACCGCTGTTATGCCGACGCTCGATACGGCGGAGACTCCACTCCCGAATCCCTCAAACACCTTGAGAACGGCCTGAAGCCCGCCACGTCCTAA
- a CDS encoding class I SAM-dependent methyltransferase: MRDSVSDYDRFGGSYQHNRRGDPEILAQIESELGDARSVLNIGAGTGSYEPTDRYVVAVEPSATMRRQRPQNLCPALIGTAESIPFDNESFDAALAILTIHHWPNLNECLREVRRVTAGPLIIMTFDPCAETEFWLRDYLPEMEDVERSRYPEIQVVQNAVGGECKVIDFPVSLNCRDKFQVALYGRPEEFLKQEVRNCQSAWKFLPDGCEERFVRDLSSDIESGRWDEKYGHFRTRPAINCQLRLVVSRPNDL; the protein is encoded by the coding sequence ATGCGCGACTCCGTTTCCGATTATGACCGGTTTGGGGGGAGTTATCAGCACAACCGCCGCGGGGATCCCGAGATTCTCGCGCAAATCGAGTCTGAACTTGGCGACGCACGGAGCGTGTTGAATATTGGAGCCGGTACGGGCTCATACGAACCAACCGACCGTTACGTCGTTGCCGTCGAACCCTCCGCAACCATGAGACGTCAACGTCCGCAAAATCTTTGTCCCGCACTAATTGGAACAGCAGAATCGATCCCGTTTGACAATGAATCATTCGACGCCGCTCTAGCAATTCTAACGATTCATCACTGGCCAAATTTGAACGAGTGTCTCCGCGAAGTCAGACGCGTGACTGCCGGGCCGCTGATCATCATGACCTTTGATCCCTGTGCCGAGACTGAGTTTTGGCTGAGGGACTATCTCCCCGAAATGGAAGATGTGGAAAGGTCTCGATACCCCGAAATTCAAGTCGTACAAAATGCCGTAGGCGGCGAATGCAAGGTTATTGATTTTCCCGTCTCTTTGAACTGTCGCGACAAATTTCAGGTGGCGCTCTATGGCCGTCCCGAAGAATTTCTGAAACAGGAGGTGCGGAATTGCCAATCAGCATGGAAGTTTCTTCCTGACGGTTGTGAGGAGCGCTTTGTCAGAGACTTAAGCAGCGATATCGAGTCGGGACGCTGGGACGAAAAATACGGACACTTTCGCACGCGACCCGCCATCAATTGCCAATTGCGACTTGTTGTGTCGCGGCCCAATGACCTTTGA
- a CDS encoding tetratricopeptide repeat protein → MSENSADLTPTPPAHDGVLAEERLSFTGTLASMTHQQAHELTEKNGGVATASVSRLTTMLVIGEEGWPLEENGSPSLKLQQVSEWQHEGGAIRIVQESDWLEMLGLDRRDDEVHRQYTPAMLSQLLDVPVGVIRSWERAGLIRPVRRVFRLPYFNFQEVSGARRLAEMIADGVSKAEIQAGLAKLKHILPDIDQPLLQLELLARDKHVAYRDHGGLVETVSGQRLLDFDVPETPTAKKEPTPADDTSRNVQTHWTADDWFEAACRHLEDQQLNEAVEAFRLCLIDDPHRPDANFQLAEVLYRLGRIDGALERYHVAVELDHNYLEAWTQLGCLHAERGEPQAALEAFDVALDVHAEYPDAHLHKAEILQQLGRIEEAIEHWQTYLKFDTRGPWADNARRRLEAAGVPVE, encoded by the coding sequence ATGTCCGAGAACTCCGCTGATCTCACCCCCACTCCCCCCGCGCATGATGGCGTTTTGGCCGAGGAACGGCTTTCGTTCACAGGCACTTTGGCCTCGATGACGCACCAGCAGGCGCATGAACTGACGGAGAAAAACGGCGGCGTCGCCACCGCCAGCGTGAGCCGATTGACGACGATGTTGGTCATCGGCGAAGAGGGTTGGCCTCTGGAGGAAAATGGGAGTCCGTCGCTCAAACTACAACAAGTGTCGGAATGGCAGCACGAAGGGGGGGCGATCCGAATTGTGCAGGAATCGGACTGGCTCGAGATGTTGGGGTTGGATCGTCGCGACGACGAGGTGCACCGCCAATATACGCCGGCGATGCTCAGCCAATTGTTGGACGTACCGGTTGGCGTGATTCGCAGCTGGGAACGGGCGGGATTGATTCGCCCGGTTCGCCGCGTTTTCCGTTTGCCGTATTTCAATTTCCAAGAAGTCTCCGGTGCAAGACGGTTGGCCGAGATGATCGCCGACGGGGTTTCTAAAGCTGAGATCCAAGCGGGACTGGCGAAACTCAAACATATTCTGCCCGACATCGATCAACCGCTGCTACAACTGGAACTCTTGGCCCGCGACAAACATGTCGCTTATCGCGACCACGGCGGATTGGTCGAAACGGTCAGTGGGCAACGGTTGTTGGATTTCGATGTTCCGGAGACCCCGACCGCTAAAAAAGAACCGACTCCGGCAGATGACACGTCGCGCAACGTCCAGACGCATTGGACGGCGGACGATTGGTTCGAGGCGGCTTGCCGACATTTGGAAGACCAGCAGTTGAATGAAGCGGTCGAAGCATTTCGACTCTGCTTGATCGACGATCCCCATCGTCCGGACGCCAATTTTCAACTGGCCGAGGTGCTTTATCGGCTAGGACGGATTGACGGTGCGCTGGAACGGTATCACGTTGCCGTCGAGTTGGACCACAATTATCTGGAAGCCTGGACGCAACTGGGTTGTCTGCATGCCGAACGTGGGGAACCGCAAGCTGCGCTGGAGGCCTTCGATGTCGCCTTGGATGTGCATGCGGAATACCCGGATGCGCATTTGCACAAAGCGGAGATCCTGCAACAGCTGGGCCGGATTGAGGAAGCCATCGAACATTGGCAGACGTATCTCAAATTCGACACGCGCGGCCCGTGGGCGGATAATGCGCGGCGGCGATTGGAAGCAGCCGGCGTGCCGGTTGAGTGA
- a CDS encoding VOC family protein, whose product MSFVANIQQIVPVIAVANVKDAIDWYQRALGFKAGFINRDAADETGETWNYALLDNNGAQLHLAKIVSDDATLSSPCNCYLFVENIFALHEHLTTLQADVTPLQAMPWGNLECWLHDPYGNRLVLSAEE is encoded by the coding sequence ATGTCATTTGTCGCCAACATCCAACAAATCGTCCCCGTCATCGCCGTCGCCAACGTCAAAGACGCCATCGATTGGTACCAACGCGCACTCGGCTTCAAAGCGGGCTTTATCAACCGTGACGCTGCCGATGAAACCGGCGAGACCTGGAATTATGCGCTGCTCGACAACAACGGCGCGCAGCTCCATTTGGCAAAAATCGTCTCCGATGATGCCACGTTATCCTCACCGTGTAACTGCTACTTGTTCGTAGAAAACATCTTCGCGCTTCACGAACATTTAACGACTCTGCAAGCCGACGTTACGCCCCTGCAGGCCATGCCCTGGGGAAATCTGGAGTGTTGGCTACACGATCCCTACGGCAATCGTTTGGTGCTCAGTGCCGAGGAGTAA
- a CDS encoding DUF1549 domain-containing protein: protein MLCRRGLAFSFCVLIASAAALPAADRDKSQEQGDTPTSTKLRSRTTSKKPYTTGATGETARIAAEIDTLIRQSWTDNEIRPSAEADDAEWIRRVHLDLVGHIPTLEQTKSFLADRDKNKRSAMIDQLIDSSDFVDNWTTIWTNLSIGRQTPRRTSRTGMESFYRQAFSENRPWNEVVRDIISAEGHYEENGAVNFLLAQMTARDEAVQATAKTTRLFMGIQVQCTQCHNHPFNKWKQDQFWEFNSFFRQARRIDHRKLDPDTGRMVDDYSELVNRGNVEGPVYFEKRSGLMQVAYPKYQGKTVDPGADTNRREVLAKLVTTVDESSLQSSGARPMIADALANRLWGHFLGFGFTRPVDDMGPHQPASHPRVLELLAIEFAKHNFDVRELMRWICNTEAYNLSSKFGPKNKIDDPAIGEMPLFSHVYMKQMNAEQLFDSLLVATNAHQSGQTDLEKSKQRRQNWLQQFVRTFGTDENDEATSFNGSIPQALMMMNGELIENAVSAKEGSFLHSVLANSDNDSKKITTLYLTALGRRPLGKEQKAAQQLINRSSDRLTGYQDLFWALLNSNEFILVH from the coding sequence ATGTTATGCCGCCGCGGCTTAGCATTTTCATTCTGCGTGCTCATCGCGTCCGCTGCAGCCCTCCCAGCGGCTGATCGTGATAAATCGCAGGAGCAGGGCGATACGCCAACTTCCACAAAGCTCCGCAGCCGCACCACGAGCAAGAAACCCTATACAACCGGCGCCACCGGTGAGACCGCTCGCATTGCTGCCGAAATCGATACGCTGATTCGTCAGTCCTGGACCGACAACGAAATCCGACCTTCGGCCGAGGCGGACGACGCGGAATGGATCCGCCGAGTGCATCTCGATCTGGTCGGCCACATTCCCACGCTGGAACAAACCAAATCGTTTTTAGCCGATCGGGACAAAAACAAACGTTCTGCGATGATCGATCAGTTGATCGACAGTTCAGATTTTGTCGACAATTGGACAACGATCTGGACCAACCTCAGCATCGGCCGTCAGACACCGCGCCGTACCAGCCGGACGGGAATGGAATCCTTCTACCGACAGGCGTTCTCAGAGAATCGGCCTTGGAACGAAGTCGTCCGCGATATCATTTCTGCTGAAGGGCATTATGAAGAAAATGGTGCGGTCAATTTTCTGCTCGCACAAATGACGGCCCGGGATGAAGCTGTCCAAGCGACCGCCAAGACCACCCGGCTGTTTATGGGCATTCAGGTGCAATGCACGCAATGCCACAATCATCCATTCAACAAATGGAAGCAGGACCAGTTTTGGGAGTTCAATAGCTTCTTCCGCCAAGCCCGTCGCATCGACCACCGCAAACTCGATCCCGACACCGGTCGGATGGTCGACGACTATTCCGAACTGGTCAATCGGGGCAACGTCGAAGGTCCCGTCTATTTCGAGAAACGTAGCGGCCTGATGCAAGTCGCCTATCCCAAGTACCAAGGCAAAACGGTCGATCCCGGTGCGGACACCAATCGCCGTGAAGTCTTGGCCAAGTTGGTCACCACCGTCGATGAATCCTCGCTACAAAGTTCCGGTGCCCGGCCAATGATTGCCGATGCATTGGCGAATCGTCTCTGGGGGCATTTCCTCGGCTTTGGCTTCACACGCCCGGTGGACGACATGGGCCCACATCAACCGGCCAGCCATCCTCGTGTCCTGGAACTGTTGGCGATTGAATTTGCCAAGCACAATTTCGACGTTCGCGAACTGATGCGTTGGATCTGCAATACCGAGGCCTATAACCTCTCCAGCAAATTTGGCCCCAAAAATAAAATCGATGACCCGGCGATCGGTGAAATGCCGCTGTTCAGCCACGTTTATATGAAACAGATGAACGCCGAACAGTTGTTCGATTCGCTACTGGTTGCCACAAACGCCCACCAATCGGGGCAAACCGATTTGGAAAAATCCAAACAACGGCGACAAAATTGGTTGCAACAATTTGTACGGACATTCGGCACCGACGAAAACGACGAAGCGACATCGTTCAACGGTTCGATTCCACAAGCCCTGATGATGATGAACGGTGAACTCATCGAAAATGCGGTTTCCGCCAAAGAGGGGAGTTTTCTCCACTCAGTCCTGGCGAATTCCGATAACGATTCTAAGAAGATAACGACGTTGTATTTGACCGCACTCGGACGCCGCCCGCTGGGCAAAGAACAAAAAGCCGCCCAACAACTGATCAACCGTTCCAGCGACCGACTGACCGGCTACCAAGACCTGTTTTGGGCGCTGCTCAACTCAAACGAATTCATTCTGGTCCACTAA
- a CDS encoding DUF1501 domain-containing protein, whose protein sequence is MARSESNIPRGMSRRHFMRHLSTGAMTLPALQFINNLNAHAADIKKNQKSCILLWLGGGPPTIDMWDLKPGSKNGGELSPIATTGDMKISEALPKTAQQMKHLSLIRSMSTREADHGRGRYYMHTAYVPNPTVVHPTFGSVVSKELGEQRPNLEIPAFISIGGGSEGPGFLGMANAAFNVDSSGNIRNAGGGGWAKSRLNNRLSMLNVVESNFIKSGRGGLPQDHADVYHKAVSLMTTQQLAAFKVNDEPEQIREAYGNDGFGRGCLLARRLVESGVPFVEVNSGGWDLHMGVFDALRDQRLPALDQGLAALTADLADRGLLEHTVIVCMGEFGRTPRINQNVGRDHWAASWSAVIGGGGLTGGITVGATDKDGIGIEGKSYLPGDLWATVSKALGIPLDIVYTTKRKRPMKIANGGKPIAELIS, encoded by the coding sequence ATGGCACGCTCCGAATCGAATATCCCCCGCGGCATGTCGCGACGGCATTTCATGCGTCACCTTTCGACCGGGGCGATGACGCTCCCCGCGCTACAATTCATCAACAACCTCAACGCGCACGCCGCCGATATCAAGAAGAATCAAAAGTCATGCATCCTGCTGTGGCTCGGCGGGGGGCCCCCCACGATCGACATGTGGGACCTCAAACCGGGCAGCAAAAATGGCGGCGAATTGTCCCCCATCGCCACCACCGGGGACATGAAAATCTCCGAGGCACTGCCCAAAACCGCCCAACAGATGAAGCACCTTTCGCTCATCCGCTCAATGAGCACCCGCGAAGCGGACCATGGCCGCGGACGATATTACATGCACACCGCCTACGTCCCCAATCCGACCGTCGTGCACCCCACGTTCGGCTCGGTCGTCAGTAAGGAACTGGGCGAACAACGACCCAATCTCGAAATCCCCGCTTTCATCTCCATTGGCGGCGGTAGCGAAGGACCGGGATTTCTCGGCATGGCCAACGCCGCCTTCAATGTCGACAGCTCCGGCAACATCCGCAACGCCGGCGGCGGGGGCTGGGCGAAGTCGCGGTTGAATAACCGGCTGTCGATGCTCAACGTGGTCGAATCCAATTTCATCAAATCCGGCCGCGGCGGACTGCCGCAAGATCACGCCGACGTCTACCACAAAGCCGTCAGCCTGATGACCACCCAGCAACTGGCCGCTTTTAAAGTCAATGACGAACCCGAACAGATCCGCGAAGCGTACGGCAACGACGGTTTCGGCCGCGGCTGTCTGCTCGCCCGCCGACTCGTCGAATCGGGCGTGCCATTCGTCGAAGTCAATTCCGGCGGCTGGGATCTGCACATGGGGGTCTTCGATGCCCTGCGTGATCAACGTCTCCCCGCACTCGATCAAGGCTTAGCGGCGCTGACGGCTGACTTGGCCGATCGCGGCCTGCTGGAGCATACGGTCATCGTCTGCATGGGCGAATTCGGTCGTACGCCGCGAATCAATCAAAACGTGGGCCGCGACCACTGGGCCGCCAGTTGGTCAGCCGTCATCGGCGGAGGCGGTTTAACCGGCGGCATCACCGTCGGAGCCACCGACAAAGACGGCATCGGCATCGAAGGCAAAAGCTACCTCCCCGGTGACCTGTGGGCCACCGTCTCCAAAGCCCTCGGCATCCCACTGGATATCGTCTACACGACAAAGCGCAAACGCCCCATGAAAATCGCCAACGGCGGCAAACCCATCGCCGAACTGATCTCATAA
- a CDS encoding SGNH/GDSL hydrolase family protein — MSPISRLRYVSFTVLFALVTSPSAAAETFEPSPVETDANGVRWFDARVFGIEGQGWTETKSPFDRLPAKAEGVVRPPVWNLSRNSAGLCVRFKTNAGTLSARWELTSSRLALAHMAASGASGLDLYVKTDDGQWRWAATGMPKAQKNSVKLITGIPEKEREYLLYFPLYNSVTKVELGFPAGSTVAKAQPWSRKPIVFYGTSITHGACASRPGMVHTAILGRRLGYPVINLGFSGNGTMDPEIGELMAELDAAVYIIDCLPNMQSKQISQRIEPLVKQLRAARPETPILLVEDRTYANAFLYPKKQTRHAASRRALREGYERLSAAGINGLHYLPGEHLLGADGDDTVDSSHPTDLGFYRQANAFEEVLRPLLSKQQ; from the coding sequence ATGTCCCCAATTTCCAGATTACGATATGTGAGCTTTACCGTTTTATTCGCCCTGGTGACTTCGCCGTCAGCCGCTGCGGAGACGTTTGAACCTTCGCCGGTTGAGACCGATGCTAACGGCGTGCGGTGGTTCGACGCACGCGTGTTTGGCATCGAGGGACAGGGGTGGACGGAGACCAAATCGCCGTTTGACCGGCTGCCGGCTAAGGCCGAAGGGGTGGTGCGGCCTCCTGTTTGGAATCTGAGTCGAAATTCCGCCGGCCTGTGCGTGCGGTTCAAGACCAATGCGGGCACGCTCAGCGCGCGGTGGGAGCTGACCTCGTCGCGATTGGCATTGGCGCACATGGCAGCCTCGGGTGCCAGCGGGTTGGATCTGTACGTCAAAACCGACGACGGCCAGTGGCGGTGGGCAGCCACGGGGATGCCCAAAGCGCAGAAGAACAGCGTCAAATTGATCACAGGAATTCCTGAGAAAGAGCGAGAATATTTGCTTTACTTCCCGCTGTATAACAGCGTCACTAAGGTGGAATTGGGATTTCCGGCAGGGAGCACGGTCGCCAAAGCCCAGCCTTGGTCGCGCAAACCGATTGTCTTTTACGGCACCTCCATCACCCACGGCGCCTGTGCCTCACGGCCGGGCATGGTGCATACGGCGATTCTGGGACGGCGGCTGGGGTATCCGGTGATCAATCTCGGGTTTTCGGGCAATGGTACGATGGATCCTGAAATTGGCGAACTGATGGCGGAGCTGGATGCCGCGGTCTATATCATCGACTGCCTACCAAATATGCAGTCCAAACAAATCTCGCAGCGCATTGAACCTTTGGTGAAACAACTGCGAGCTGCCCGGCCTGAGACACCGATACTGCTTGTCGAAGACCGCACCTACGCAAACGCGTTTCTCTATCCTAAAAAACAAACCCGGCATGCAGCGAGTCGCCGCGCGTTGCGAGAAGGCTATGAGCGATTGTCGGCTGCGGGGATCAACGGTTTGCACTATTTGCCGGGCGAGCATTTGTTGGGGGCGGATGGCGACGACACGGTCGACAGTTCTCACCCGACCGACTTGGGTTTCTATCGCCAAGCAAATGCGTTTGAGGAAGTGTTGCGGCCGTTGTTGTCAAAACAACAGTAG